The Nitrosomonas sp. genomic sequence TGGAAGATGTCCTCGTGCAACATATGCAGCAAGCCTTCAGCGAACAGGAAATGCTTGAATTCCTGAGAACCCCGATGGTAACCAATGAAGCAGAGCTGCATCGATTGCTCAGACAACTTCGCAAGCGGGTCATGCTGCGCCTTCTCTCACGCGATCTTACCGGGCTGGCGGATTTGAATGAAGTCATGTTGACCATGACCGCCCTGGCAGAAACCACGATTCATTTTTCACTTGAACTTCACCATGCCTGGCTGACCGATCCGGTCCGTTATGGTGCGCCAATAGGCGAAAAAACGGGTGCTGATCAGCAACTATTGGTTGTCGCAATGGGTAAATTGGGCGGCAAGGAACTGAATGTTTCCTCCGATATAGACCTGATTTTTATCTACCCTGAAGAAGGCGAAACTACCGGCGCCCATTCCATCGCCAATCACGAATTTTTTACCAAGCTGGGGCGCAAATTGATTGCGAGCCTCAATGATTATACCGTGGACGGCTATGTATTCCGGGTTGATATGCGATTACGCCCGCATGGGGAAAATAGCCCTCTGGCAGTCAGTCTCGCTACTCTTGAAGACTATCTTGTCACGCATGGCCGTGAATGGGAACGGCATGCCTGGATAAAAAGCCGGGTTATCGCTGGTTCTTCTGTTGCAGAGACCACCCTGATGGAGCGGGTCGTGCGTCCATTTGTATTCCGTAAATATCTTGATTTTGAAGCCTACGAGGCCATGCGGCGCTTGCATGCCCAATTGCGTAAGGAGGTTTATCGACGTGAACTACACGACAACATTAAGCTCGGACCTGGCGGTATTCGCGAAATTGAGTTTATTGCTCAGCTTTTCCAGTTGATTCGTGGCGGATTTGATGCCGACCTGTGCATCCGCCCTACTCTCGCGACACTAAAGCGCCTTAGGCAAAAGCAACCCTTACCTGCACAGACTTTTGAGGAATTAATCGAAGCGTATCAGTTTTTACGCAAACTGGAACATCGCCTGCAATATCTGGATGATCAACAAACTCAAGATTTACCACAGAATGCTGATGACCAGATATTGATCGCCAAGACAATGAATTTCAGGGATTACACAGCATTCCTGCAACAGCTGAACCGTCTCCGCAAGATGGTTTCACGACATTTCGAACTTGTTTTTGCGGAACGGCGCAGATCAGATATATACCATTCGCTAACCAGCCTGCAACCTGAAGAATCCGGTGGAAATGCCGCACTCCAGGCCCTCCAAGCTTTAAATCAGCAACTTAAAACTTTGGGTTACACAGATCCCGACAAAATTTCCGAACGGGTACAACGATTTTATGACAGTGAATTGTTCCGGAAACTGCCTTCTGCCAGCCAGGAAAAAATACTGAGTCTGATGTCCAGTCTGATTGAAGTCATCGTACATTTTCCACCGATTGACATTACTCTTGAGCGGATGCTGCAGCTACTTGAGAAAATCAGTCCCCACCCAGGTTATCTTGCATTATTGCAGGAACAACCACAAACCCTGCCACGCGTTACCAAACTTGTCAGCGCCAGCCAGTGGGTCAGCGATTATCTTGGCCGACACCCCATTCTACTCGATGAACTACTCACACCGCTCGGAGTACATACTCTGCCAGACTGGCCTGCACTCAAAGCTGAGCTCGTCCACCAGCTTTATCACGCCAACATACCAAAGGCGCAACTAACCGAATGGCAAATGGATGTATTGCGTCACTTTCAGCATGCCCAGACCTTCCGCCTGCTGGCGGTTGATCTGGAGGGTAATCTGCTACTGGAAGAACTCAGTGATCATCTCACCGAACTGGCGGATCTCATTCTCAATAACCTGCTCCAGCTTGCCTGGCAGGATCTCAAGAAAAAACATCGCTCCAATCCCGTCTTTGCCATCATTGGATACGGCAAACTTGGCGGTAAAGAGTTGGGATATGCTTCAGACTTGGATATCGTGTTTCTATATGAAGACAGCCACCCGGATGCGCTGGCTGTTTACACCAAACTGGCGCAGAGTATTAACCACTGGCTGACCACACACACCTCCGCAGGTGTACTGTATGAGACCGATCTGCGCCTGCGTCCCAGCGGCGTCACCGGGGCACTTGCCAACTCTATGGAAGCATTTGCCAACTATCAGCATGAACTCGCCTGGGTATGGGAACATCAGGCCCTGACCCGCGCACGATTTGTTGTCGGTGATCAGTTGGTGGGTGAGAAATTTGAACAGTTACGCAGGAAAATTCTCTGCCAACCGCGCGAACTGACGCAACTCAAACAGGATATCACCATGATGCGCCGCAAGATGCTGGATGCCCATCCAAACACCACTAACCTGTTCGATATCAAGCACGACCGTGGTGGCATCATCGATGTGGAATTCATCGTACAATTTCTGGTATTGGGCTACGCCCATCAGCATCCACAATTAACCGGCAACATCGGCAATATCGCGTTACTGAAACTGGCGGGAGAGCTTGGCCTGATTCCGATTGACATGGCTAACACCGTGCTTACCACCTACCGAGAATTTCGCCGCCTGCAACACCAGCTGAGATTAAATGGCGCACCCCAGTCAGCCGGTGGTGCACCTGCAAAAAGCATTTCCCAGGAATACGCCCGCGTACCCGCCAATAATTTGGCTGATGCGCGCCAAGCAGTTTTGGATTTGTGCGCGGAGGTATTCGGAACTTGATCGTAACCGGGTGTCATCCTGTAACTGGTCATCAACGCAGGTAATGACTGATCATGATGGACTGGGTCTGTTTACCCGTACACCAGCGCCTCCATATCATTCTGAATGCAGATTCCAGAGCACTGGCACTTTGTGCCGGCTGCGCCAGTAATGAAGCTTTGAAACGTGGCCTGAGTTGCTGCCTTGTATCATTCAGCAAATTCAAAGCGTTTGCAAAGTAACATGCTTGCCTGATACAGGACTCGGTATTGTCCACCACGAAATCTTCCAACTCCAGATGTCGCATGATTGCTGCTGCTCCCCGGCTAATCATGCGATCGCCTGCAATACACAATGTCGGCACTCCCATCCATGCTGCATGACAAGTGGTCGTCACACCGCTGGCCGGCATGGTATCCAGACAGATATCCACTCGATGATGCAATGCCATGTAGTCTTGCAAGGAACTTTTAGGCATCATAATGAAGCGATCTGTACCGATGTCCTGCTCTTTGAACCAGTCAAATATTATGCGGTGATTGTTGCTTTGCAAGTCACCAATCAGCAACAGCTTTGCCGTAGATATCTGCCTCAGTATGACACTCCACAGGCGCACCGTGCTTTGTGTTATTTTATTGATGCGATTAAAGCAGGCAAAGGTTATGTATCCATTGCTGAGTGCAGGCAGCGCATTCACATCTGGTGCCGTAACTTCCGGCAGAAATGGGGCATTCACCGGAAGTCGTATCAGTTTTTCGCTAAACTGTTTATCCAAAGAACCAGGCGGATTCAGATGGGTATCGCCAATGTAATAATCCATGGCAGTCAAACCGGTAGTGGCCAGATACCCCAGCCAGCTTGCCTGG encodes the following:
- the glnE gene encoding bifunctional [glutamate--ammonia ligase]-adenylyl-L-tyrosine phosphorylase/[glutamate--ammonia-ligase] adenylyltransferase, yielding MTLSPDNTLLLDSILPYSRYMQRTLASEPALEDVLVQHMQQAFSEQEMLEFLRTPMVTNEAELHRLLRQLRKRVMLRLLSRDLTGLADLNEVMLTMTALAETTIHFSLELHHAWLTDPVRYGAPIGEKTGADQQLLVVAMGKLGGKELNVSSDIDLIFIYPEEGETTGAHSIANHEFFTKLGRKLIASLNDYTVDGYVFRVDMRLRPHGENSPLAVSLATLEDYLVTHGREWERHAWIKSRVIAGSSVAETTLMERVVRPFVFRKYLDFEAYEAMRRLHAQLRKEVYRRELHDNIKLGPGGIREIEFIAQLFQLIRGGFDADLCIRPTLATLKRLRQKQPLPAQTFEELIEAYQFLRKLEHRLQYLDDQQTQDLPQNADDQILIAKTMNFRDYTAFLQQLNRLRKMVSRHFELVFAERRRSDIYHSLTSLQPEESGGNAALQALQALNQQLKTLGYTDPDKISERVQRFYDSELFRKLPSASQEKILSLMSSLIEVIVHFPPIDITLERMLQLLEKISPHPGYLALLQEQPQTLPRVTKLVSASQWVSDYLGRHPILLDELLTPLGVHTLPDWPALKAELVHQLYHANIPKAQLTEWQMDVLRHFQHAQTFRLLAVDLEGNLLLEELSDHLTELADLILNNLLQLAWQDLKKKHRSNPVFAIIGYGKLGGKELGYASDLDIVFLYEDSHPDALAVYTKLAQSINHWLTTHTSAGVLYETDLRLRPSGVTGALANSMEAFANYQHELAWVWEHQALTRARFVVGDQLVGEKFEQLRRKILCQPRELTQLKQDITMMRRKMLDAHPNTTNLFDIKHDRGGIIDVEFIVQFLVLGYAHQHPQLTGNIGNIALLKLAGELGLIPIDMANTVLTTYREFRRLQHQLRLNGAPQSAGGAPAKSISQEYARVPANNLADARQAVLDLCAEVFGT